One window of the Trifolium pratense cultivar HEN17-A07 linkage group LG2, ARS_RC_1.1, whole genome shotgun sequence genome contains the following:
- the LOC123910670 gene encoding bidirectional sugar transporter N3-like, producing MAMIPMNHHTVHTLAIVFGILGNVISLMVYLAPVPTFIRIFKNKSTESFQSLPYLVALFSSMLWLYYALIKTNAIFLVSINSFGCVVEVIYCIMYILYAPRDARKLTIKLFVLMNVVSFVMIYLIIQFAINENHRVSFLGWVCTFISIAVFAAPLSIVVRVVKTRSVQFMPFNLSLFLTLSGVVWFAYGFFKNDICIYLPNVVGFVLGIIQMLLYGYYSKYGGVKDEKIEAGVVNIVVVNPLGTCEVFPISLDENEDIIEDVINQQIQVQKLGVEEKQEKSDDQAIGLQCVV from the exons ATGGCTATGATTCCAATGAATCACCATACAGTCCATACTTTAGCCATTGTTTTTGGCATTCTAG GTAATGTCATTTCCTTAATGGTCTATTTGGCTCCAGT GCCAACTTTTATCCgaatattcaaaaataaaagtacAGAAAGTTTCCAATCATTGCCATATCTGGTGGCACTATTCAGTTCTATGTTATGGCTATATTACGCATTGATAAAGACAAATGCTATTTTCCTTGTTTCGATTAATTCATTTGGATGTGTCGTAGAAGTGATCTATTGTATCATGTACATACTCTATGCACCAAGAGATGCAAGG aAATTAACCATTAAACTGTTTGTCTTAATGAATGTGGTTTCATTTGTGATGATCTACTTGATCATACAATTTGCTATTAATGAAAATCATCGTGTCAGTTTCCTTGGATGGGTTTGTACCTTTATCTCAATTGCTGTCTTTGCTGCGCCTTTAAGCATTGTG GTTCGAGTTGTTAAGACAAGGAGTGTACAATTTATGCCCTTTAATTTGTCACTTTTCCTTACATTGAGTGGTGTGGTATGGTTTGCATACGGTTTCTTTAAAAACGACATTTGTATTTAT CTTCCAAATGTGGTTGGATTTGTCTTAGGGATAATACAAATGTTGTTATATGGATATTACTCAAAATATGGTGGTGTTAAGGATGAGAAAATTGAAGCTGGAGTGGTGAATATTGTTGTTGTGAACCCATTAGGGACTTGTGAAGTGTTTCCAATTTCATTGGATGAAAATGAAGATATTATTGAAGATGTTATTAATCAACAAATTCAAGTACAAAAATTAGGTGTGGAAGAGAAGCAAGAGAAAAGTGATGATCAAGCTATAGGATTACAATGTGTGGTGTGA
- the LOC123910671 gene encoding guanine nucleotide-binding protein-like NSN1, with product MVKKSKKSKSKRVPLKKKYKIIRKVKEHNKKKTKEAKKLLLSGKKKVEKDPGIPNDWPFKEQELKLLEARREKAIQELEQKKADRKERARKRKLGLPVDDDNSQSVETASLENTNSAPTVPTTRDSSDRAFYKDLVKVIEASDVILEVLDARDPLGTRCVDIEKMVMKAGPDKRLVLLLNKIDLVPRESVEKWLKYLREELPTVAFKCSTQQQRSNLGWKSSKKVKPSNTLQLSDCLGAETLLKLLKNYSRSYEIKKSITVGLVGLPNVGKSSLINSLKRCHVVNVGATPGLTRSMQEVHLDKNVKLLDCPGVVMLKSQENNATVALKNCKRIEKLDDPISPVKEILKLCPARVLVSLYKIPSFDSVDDFLQIVATVRGKLKKGGIVDIDAAARIVLHDWNEGKIPYYTMPPVRDQTEPSEAKIVSEFSKEFNIDEVYNSETSFIGNLKSTVDLDPVEVPSSCPLNFDETMLEDDQPVKLLERDEEPGNMEDNDEDESMECDKDEVSKEKGKSASSKQNEKLYTADGILNPKIRRAEKKKKKKANKADTSDPMDGDYDFKVDYFKKDTMDDGSKSEEENDGDGDDEQVNTEVPMSGVEVDE from the exons ATGGTGAAGAAAAGCAAGA AGAGTAAGAGTAAGAGAGTTccattgaagaagaaatacAAAATCATAAGGAAAGTGAAAGagcataacaaaaagaaaacaaaagaagcTAAAAAGCTTCTTCTAAGTGGTAaaaagaaggttgagaaagatCCTGGTATTCCAAATGATTGGCCTTTTAAGGAACAAGAATTGAAATTACTTGAAGCTCGTAGAGAAAAGGCTATTCAGGAATTGGAACAAAAAAAAGCCGATcgaaaagaaagg GCTCGTAAAAGGAAGTTGGGCTTGCCTGTGGATGATGATAATTCCCAATCAGTTGAAACAGCTTCTCTAGAAAATACTAATAGTGCCCCCACTGTTCCGACGACTAgag ATAGTTCAGACAGGGCCTTTTACAAGGATTTGGTAAAGGTTATTGAAGCTTCTGATGTTATCTTGGAGGTCCTTGATGCCCGAGATCCTTTGGGTACTCGTTGTGTTGACATAGAAAAAATGGTGATGAAAGCAGGACCTGATAAACGTCTTGTGTTGCTTTTGAATAAAATTG ATCTTGTTCCTCGAGAGTCTGTTGAGAAGTGGCTGAAATACCTTCGAGAAGAATTACCTACCGTTGCTTTCAAGTGCAGTACACAACAGCAAAGATCAAACCTAGGGTGGAAATCTTCTAAAAAAGTCAAACCAAGTAATACTTTGCAATTGAGTGATTGTCTTGGAGCTGAGACACTGCTCAAACTATTGAAGAATTATTCAAGAAGCTATGAG ATCAAGAAGTCAATCACTGTCGGTCTGGTTGGACTGCCCAATGTTGGTAAGAGCAGTCTTATTAACAGTTTAAAGAGATGCCATGTTGTCAATGTCGGTGCTACTCCTGGGTTAACAAGGTCAATGCAAGAGGTTCATTTGGACAAAAATGTTAAGTTGCTTGATTGCCCGGGTGTTGTTATGCTGAAGTCTCAAGAAAATAATGCCACCGTTGCGTTAAAAAATTGCAAGAGAATTGAGAAGTTAGATGATCCCATTAGCCCAG TGAAAGAAATTCTAAAGCTCTGTCCCGCCAGGGTGCTGGTATCTCTTTACAAGATTCCAAGTTTTGATTCAGTTGATGACTTCCTACAGATTGTGGCTACTGTTAGGGGCAAGCTCAAGAAGGGTGGAATAGTTGACATTGATGCTGCTGCAAGAATCGTTCTTCATGACTGGAATGaag GTAAAATTCCATATTATACTATGCCCCCAGTTAGGGATCAGACAGAACCTTCAGAGGCCAAGATAGTTTCAGAGTTTTCTAAAGAGTTTAACATTGATGAGGTCTACAATAGTGAAACTTCATTTATTGGGAACCTTAAATCTACTGTTGACTTAGATCCTGTTGAAGTTCCTTCAAGTTGCCCGCTCAACTTTGATGAGACAATGTTAGAG GATGATCAACCTGTTAAGTTGTTAGAACGAGATGAAGAACCTGGGAACATGGAGGACAACGATGAGGATGAATCTATGGAATGTGATAAAGATGAAGTTAGCAAGGAGAAGGGTAAAAGTGCATCTAGTAAACAAAATGAGAAGTTATATACAGCGGATGGTATACTTAATCCAAAGATCAGGCGAgcagagaagaagaaaaagaagaaggcTAATAAAGCCGACACATCTGATCCCATGGATGGTGATTATGACTTCAAAGTTGATTACTTTAAAAAAGATACAATGGATGACGGAAGCAAGAGTGAAGAAGAAAAcgatggtgatggtgatgatgaacaAGTTAACACCGAGGTTCCTATGTCTGGTGTTGAGGTTGATGAATGA
- the LOC123910673 gene encoding vinorine synthase-like isoform X2 yields the protein MEKQNKINIKLEKLNTILIKPSKPTPLHLQTFKLSLLDQFSPNYHTNMTFFYPNHNNNNNTNNHFSDFSNKSKILQNSLSQTLSHFYPLAGRLHDATTIHCNDDGVFFIESRSTTTLSQILTNPNFDALECFVPTTEEKRNMLLLLRFTLFRCGSTAITTFVTHKIVELNTLIIFLNTWAAITTGNEIPLPDLTVAAALFPPREVPDLSGSVKNSNAKFTTRRFIFKASKIEELKIKIKNKFEFHPSRVEVVLALIWKCALSASIAVSGSKTTSFKRSILFQAVNLRTRMEPTVPETAVGNVVWPFWVTVEEESHVAIDEMVKRMRKGIMDFIENKAERFKEEGGFKVVMESLKERVEILKGNENEGSLVIYKCSSWCKFPLLEFDFGWGKPVWSCSVNNLVSNTIALMDTKDGGGVEAFVTLDEDEMKLFEQNEELLYYALLNPTILI from the exons atggaGAAGCagaacaaaattaatattaagcTTGAGAAATTAAACACAATACTCATAAAACCATCAAAACCAACACCATTACATCTTCAAACTTTCAAACTCTCATTACTAGATCAATTTTCTCCTAATTATCATACCAACATGACTTTCTTCTACCCAAatcacaacaacaataacaataccAACAATCATTTTTCTGATTTttccaataaatcaaaaattctTCAAAACTCACTTTCTCAAACATTATCCCATTTTTACCCTCTCGCCGGCCGTCTCCATGACGCCACCACCATTCACTGTAACGACGACGGCGTTTTCTTCATCGAATCACGATCAACCACCACTCTCTCCCAAATTCTCACCAATCCTAATTTCGATGCACTAGAATGCTTCGTCCCAACCACTGAGGAAAAACGAAACATGCTGTTATTACTCCGATTCACCTTGTTCAGATGCGGTTCCACCGCAATTACCACATTTGTCACACACAAGATCGTTGAACTTAACACACTCATAATTTTTCTCAACACTTGGGCTGCCATCACCACCGGAAATGAAATTCCACTCCCTGATTTAACAGTCGCCGCCGCTCTTTTTCCTCCGAGAGAAGTTCCCGACTTGTCTGGTTCCGTTAAAAATTCCAATGCAAAATTCACTACTAGAAGATTCATTTTCAAAGCATCCAAAATAGAAGAACTAAAgataaaaatcaaaaacaaatttgaatttcatCCTTCTAGG GTAGAGGTTGTTTTAGCTCTGATTTGGAAATGTGCTCTTTCGGCATCAATAGCAGTTTCTGGTtccaaaacgacgtcgtttaaGCGTTCGATTTTGTTCCAAGCAGTGAACCTCCGTACACGGATGGAACCCACCGTACCAGAAACTGCAGTTGGAAATGTGGTTTGGCCGTTTTGGGTGACGGTTGAAGAAGAAAGCCACGTGGCAATAGATGAGATGGTGAAAAGAATGAGGAAGGGTATAATGGACTTTATAGAGAATAAAGCAGAGAGGTTTAAAGAGGAAGGTGGGTTTAAGGTTGTGATGGAGAGTTTGAAAGAGAGAGTAGAGATTTTGAAGGGAAATGAGAATGAGGGTAGTTTGGTAATTTACAAATGTTCAAGTTGGTGTAAATTTCCATTGCTTGAATTTGATTTCGGTTGGGGAAAACCTGTGTGGAGTTGTAGTGTGAATAATTTGGTGAGTAATACAATTGCTTTGATGGATACAAAAGATGGTGGTGGAGTTGAAGCTTTTGTTACTCTTGATGAAGATGAGATGAAATTGTTTGAACAAAATGAGGAGCTGCTATACTATGCTTTGCTTAATCCTACAATTCTTATTTGA
- the LOC123910672 gene encoding BAHD acyltransferase BIA1-like, which translates to MEKQNKINIKLEKLNTILIKPSKPTPLHLQTFKLSLLDQFSPNYHTNMTFFYPNHNNNNNTNNHFSDFSNKSKILQNSLAQTLSHFYPLAGRLHDATTIHCNDDGVFFIESRSTTTLSQILTNPNFDALECFVPTTEEKRNMLLLLRFTLFRCGSTAITTFVTHKIVELNTLIIFLNTWAAITTGNEIPLPDLTVAAALFPPREVPDVSGSVKNSNAKFTTRRFIFKASKIEELKIKIKNKFEFHPSRVEVVLALIWKCALSASIAVSGSKTTSFRRSILFQAIDIRTRMNPAVPETAVGNLAWPFWVTVEEESHVAIDEMVKRMRKGKMDFIENKAERFKGEGGFKVVMENLKERVEILKRNNENKGSLVVYNSSSWCNYPLLEFDFGWGKPVWCSSVNNNFATNLIVLMDTKNGGGIEAFVTLVEDEMKLFEQNQELLHYAVLNPTILISTSKL; encoded by the coding sequence atggaGAAGCagaacaaaattaatattaagcTTGAGAAATTAAACACAATACTCATAAAACCATCAAAACCAACACCATTACATCTTCAAACTTTCAAACTCTCATTACTAGATCAATTTTCTCCAAATTATCATACCAACATGACTTTCTTCTACCCAAatcacaacaacaataacaataccAACAATCATTTTTCTGATTTttccaataaatcaaaaattctTCAAAACTCACTTGCTCAAACATTATCCCATTTTTACCCTCTCGCCGGCCGTCTCCATGACGCCACCACCATTCACTGTAACGACGACGGCGTTTTCTTCATCGAATCACGATCAACCACCACTCTCTCCCAAATTCTCACCAATCCTAATTTCGATGCACTAGAATGCTTCGTCCCAACCACTGAGGAAAAACGAAACATGCTGTTATTACTCCGATTCACCTTGTTCAGATGCGGTTCCACCGCAATTACCACATTTGTCACACACAAGATCGTTGAACTTAACACACTCATAATTTTTCTCAACACTTGGGCTGCCATCACCACCGGAAATGAAATTCCACTCCCTGATTTAACAGTCGCCGCCGCTCTTTTTCCTCCGAGAGAAGTTCCCGACGTGTCTGGTTCCGTTAAAAATTCCAATGCAAAATTCACTACTAGAAGATTCATTTTCAAAGCATCCAAAATAGAAGAACTAAAgataaaaatcaaaaacaaatttgaatttcatCCTTCTAGGGTAGAGGTTGTTTTAGCTCTGATTTGGAAATGTGCTCTTTCGGCATCAATAGCAGTTTCTGGTtccaaaacgacgtcgtttagGCGTTCGATTTTGTTCCAAGCAATAGACATCCGTACACGTATGAACCCCGCCGTACCAGAAACTGCAGTTGGGAACTTGGCTTGGCCGTTTTGGGTGACGGTTGAAGAAGAAAGCCACGTGGCAATAGATGAGATGGTGAAAAGAATGAGGAAGGGTAAAATGGACTTTATAGAGAATAAAGCAGAGAGGTTTAAAGGGGAAGGTGGGTTTAAGGTTGTGATGGAGAATTTGAAAGAGAGGGTTGAGATTTTGAAAAGGAATAATGAGAATAAGGGTAGTTTGGTAGTTTACAACAGTTCAAGTTGGTGTAATTATCCATTgcttgagtttgattttgggtGGGGCAAACCTGTGTGGTGTAGTAGTGTGAATAATAATTTTGCGactaatttaattgttttgatgGATACAAAAAATGGTGGTGGAATTGAAGCTTTCGTTACTCTTGTTGAAGATGAGATGAAATTGTTTGAACAAAATCAGGAGCTGCTACACTATGCTGTGCTTAATCCTACAATTCTTATTTCAACTTCAAAGCTATAA
- the LOC123910673 gene encoding BAHD acyltransferase BIA1-like isoform X1, which translates to MEKQNKINIKLEKLNTILIKPSKPTPLHLQTFKLSLLDQFSPNYHTNMTFFYPNHNNNNNTNNHFSDFSNKSKILQNSLSQTLSHFYPLAGRLHDATTIHCNDDGVFFIESRSTTTLSQILTNPNFDALECFVPTTEEKRNMLLLLRFTLFRCGSTAITTFVTHKIVELNTLIIFLNTWAAITTGNEIPLPDLTVAAALFPPREVPDLSGSVKNSNAKFTTRRFIFKASKIEELKIKIKNKFEFHPSRVEVVLALIWKCALSASIAVSGCKTTSFRRSILFQAIDIRTRMNPAVPETAVGNLAWPFWVTVEEESHVAIDEMVKRMRKGKMDFIENKAERFKGEGGFKVVMENLKERVEILKRNNENKGSLVVYNSSSWCNYPLLEFDFGWGKPVWCSSVNNNFAINFIVLMDTKNGGGIEAFVTLVEDEMKLFEQNQELLHYAVLNPTILISTSKL; encoded by the coding sequence atggaGAAGCagaacaaaattaatattaagcTTGAGAAATTAAACACAATACTCATAAAACCATCAAAACCAACACCATTACATCTTCAAACTTTCAAACTCTCATTACTAGATCAATTTTCTCCTAATTATCATACCAACATGACTTTCTTCTACCCAAatcacaacaacaataacaataccAACAATCATTTTTCTGATTTttccaataaatcaaaaattctTCAAAACTCACTTTCTCAAACATTATCCCATTTTTACCCTCTCGCCGGCCGTCTCCATGACGCCACCACCATTCACTGTAACGACGACGGCGTTTTCTTCATCGAATCACGATCAACCACCACTCTCTCCCAAATTCTCACCAATCCTAATTTCGATGCACTAGAATGCTTCGTCCCAACCACTGAGGAAAAACGAAACATGCTGTTATTACTCCGATTCACCTTGTTCAGATGCGGTTCCACCGCAATTACCACATTTGTCACACACAAGATCGTTGAACTTAACACACTCATAATTTTTCTCAACACTTGGGCTGCCATCACCACCGGAAATGAAATTCCACTCCCTGATTTAACAGTCGCCGCCGCTCTTTTTCCTCCGAGAGAAGTTCCCGACTTGTCTGGTTCCGTTAAAAATTCCAATGCAAAATTCACTACTAGAAGATTCATTTTCAAAGCATCCAAAATAGAAGAACTAAAgataaaaatcaaaaacaaatttgaatttcatCCTTCTAGGGTAGAGGTTGTTTTAGCTCTGATTTGGAAATGTGCTCTTTCGGCATCAATAGCAGTTTCTGGttgcaaaacgacgtcgtttagGCGTTCGATTTTGTTCCAAGCAATAGACATCCGTACACGGATGAACCCCGCCGTACCAGAAACTGCAGTTGGGAACTTGGCTTGGCCGTTTTGGGTGACGGTTGAAGAAGAAAGCCACGTGGCAATAGATGAGATGGTGAAAAGAATGAGGAAGGGTAAAATGGACTTTATAGAGAATAAAGCAGAGAGGTTTAAAGGGGAAGGTGGGTTTAAGGTTGTGATGGAGAATTTGAAAGAGAGGGTTGAGATTTTGAAAAGGAATAATGAGAACAAGGGTAGTTTGGTAGTTTACAACAGTTCAAGTTGGTGTAATTATCCATTgcttgagtttgattttgggtGGGGCAAACCTGTGTGGTGTAGTAGTGTGAATAATAATTTTGCgattaattttattgttttgatgGATACAAAAAATGGTGGTGGAATTGAAGCTTTCGTTACTCTTGTTGAAGATGAGATGAAATTGTTTGAACAAAATCAGGAGCTGCTACACTATGCTGTGCTTAATCCTACAATTCTTATTTCAACTTCAAAGCTATAA